AAGTGGTATTTTACTCTGTCAAAAGGCACATTAGAGCTGATAATTTTTTAATATCGTGAGTCATTGTGCTTGAGGGCACCTGACATTTTCAAAGCTGTTTTGAAGAGACCCTCTGAAACATTAACTAGAAGCTTTGAAGTGCCTCTGAATGCGCTTATCCATTGTACACCAGTCGCTATCTCTGGGAACCAAAACAATGGGGAAGATGTGCATTTTACAGCGCTCCTGGCGGGggccgctgtttttttttttttgttttggttgCCGAGGAGACCACCGCGGATCTCTAAGCGCATCTGTGGTGGGCACCATAAGCAATGAGGCAATATGCTGACAGATTAACAGGCTGCACTCAGCCTGGGCCCATCAACGTCAACGCTGCCCAAGACACTTGAGGGGTTGATGGGAAATAAAGCGCTTCTCTCCCCGCCTAAATGACATCGTTACAATGTCGTCCCAGATGCCACAGCATTAATCTCCTGTGGCCGATGTTAAAATGAGATGTCTAATTAAACTAATTAAGGAGGAATATACCCAGAATCATTGGGTGTTAcgtttcctaaaaaaaaaaaaatgcctataatTTCTTCGACAAAAAAACGAGAGTAATTTTAAACCGCAGTATTTTATAACAGTCAAACAAACCCCCCATGTAAAACTTATAAACAAACACTGAGTAATTTGAAGACTCAATATCACACCTTTAAGGTCAACAACATTCTTCCTAGGGTTTCTTTAATAAACTGACCGTGCCACATAAGCCACATAAGTATATTAATTTACAAGCTGTAATTCAGGAGACCCCTTGCCTGTGGATGGATTTCTCGCTCTTTGGACAGATCATGCAACATCACATGTTGGTTTTAACACTACCTAGTAAAACTGGGGAAAAACTACTCTACTTATAcaccttttcaagattatctcaCCAAAAGCCTGTCATAATCGACGACTCGCCGAAACGTGTCCTGCATCCACTAGTCAGGACACAGAATGCAATCCTGTAGATAAATCCCACACTAACGCTCAACTGTTTCTGGCCCAAATGCTCGTTAGCGCTGCCGAAATGTGTTAGGCAAGAAATAAAGCTCCTCTTCCTGAACTGTGTCGCTAGAGCCGGCAATTCGTGTGAGTAATAAAATTTagcataaaaaaatatataaatgctgGCACTGAGAAATTGCAGCCTGTAACAAGATCATTCCTACTTAATAACACCTTCTGTGACACGGTCTCTCCCCACTGTGAATATTACCTTTGCGACAATCCAATAAATATAACTGTGAAAGATTCAAAAGATAATATTGAAATCTACCAGCGACATCTGTTCCTATTTATTACACCTCCTGGAAAAGCAGTTTAATGCTCCCGCGCTATATCCTTTTCTGCAGTGACTACGGGTGCTGGagcacaaaatatatatatatatatttatatatatataaaataaataaaataataataatccacttCTTGGGAAAATAAACAGTTTCTCTTCCATGTTCAGAAGCCGGACACAATTGCCGTTCACTAAAATCATTGTCACTGTCCTTTTACACACCTAACTTGTATCAATCCACGTTTACTAGagtgggctggggggtggggggtagaggCATTATTGTCAGACTCCCCAGTATTCCCAGAAATGCAGCATTTTATGCCAGCTAAGAGCCTGCTTGTAAAGTAATATCACCACCTGGCATGTTACGCGGCTGTCCCACGGCAGTGTGTCTGCCATTACACGGACAACGTGGGCCCATCACGAAGCCTGTCGACTTTCACAGGGCATTTTCAGCCGAACTGCAGCGTGTCGAGGCTCGCCTGGGCTCCATGACCCTGCAGGCTGCTCGCCAGTCCTCCGGGCCACCTTCCAGAGTGCTGAGATCCTCCAGACTCAGAAAGCAGAGCTGGGAGACCCTGTTAGTACCATTACCACTAATAACAACAAAGGAAGATGGCCTACTCCTCTTTAATTCCCTGCACTGGGAGGGATATTTCCAATATTGCTTTTGCAGTGAGTGCTGCAGTGTTCCACACACTAATGCCAACAGGCACGCTTACACAGGACCTACACTGAGTCCTTAAGCGATATAAACTGTACAAAGTGCATTGTTTAAATAAACTGACCCGTAATTGCTATTGATTTCCCCAAAAACTTCACTCAAAAATAACATAAGACACATCTACTTGGTCAAAAGCTAACTGTATATGTAAGCATTGATCATCGTCACATTTAGTTGCCAGCTGATAAAGCGTTTTTCCATGCATGTTTAACAGGGCGAATTCTATTTCCGAATGCTTTCGGCATTGAGTCTTTCTGGAAAGCGCGTGGAAAGCACTGGGTTAGACCTACTGAATGCATCGATATTAATCCCAACCCAAAAGAAAAATCTTTGAAAGCTTGTACGCAGTTCTGCGTTATTATATATGATGCATTTAACGAATGCTACTGACAAACCCATGAATTAGGAAATATTTAGACATTATTACAGCGTTTAGGGGGCGAATAACCGAATAATTCTCCGGGTTACAATTGAACAGTCTTGCCGTTTGTCTTTAACATGTTTATATGACAACAATAGTCTTGCAATTTAATTTCCATGAGAACTGGATTTATGTTCGGATGTAAGCGAGGTAAAAGGCCTACATCGCTTCTGGTATTTGTGGCCATAATTTCAGTTTTATTCATGCTGGGCTAGGAAATATGAAATGTAATATTAAACGGATAATAAAACATTCGGGAAGAAGATTTTTCTCGTTTTTTCAGCCCTCCGTAATATTCCTTTAAAGATTATTTCTCTTCCCCCCCCTCGATTTTACGAAATGGCTTGGAAAGAAAGTTTGATGTAGGCTGCTCTGTGATTTTTATCTAGGCGATTTTTATAACGTTTTTGGCCAAGCAGAGTTTATAGAGCGGAAATGGATGTAAAGAGTGGGTTACATGGCTTACAAGATGCAGATACTGAATAATCACTGAAATGATCCAGATAATTGCTGGATGTATTAACGTTCTGTGCTGGGGCAGAGATCAACAAAACCGGTTTGTTTGCAGCATGTCGCCTAAATCTGATTGTTCCGTCGTTCTCTTGGTAAAGTGCAGTATTTAGTGCCGCAATATAGCTACAACAGACGATTGGGACTTATATTATAGGTATCTTGACTTATATGTAGATTAGttgtgtttctgtctgtctgcgtaAATTCCTCGCCTAAATTAATTTTATgttgattttctgttttttatttagtgtttttttttctaacaaTTGAAATGTACGCAGAAGGCCTACTAACCTGCAACGTGGCCTCATTTACCGGGCTTTTGCCACTGTTGCTATTGCAGATCTGTTTGCTTTATTCGTGTCGGCTGCATTTTCCTCCCGATTCTAATTCAAATCAAATTAATCGTGTTATCTATTTACTGAAAATCTAATCCACTTCATTAGCCAATACTAACAACCGTCTTTATCCCGTATAGACTGAGAAGACGAACTTACTATTTTAACATGAGACGACAAGCTTTAATAAATTACTTAAGAAGCAGAAACTTGCAAGCTGTCCAAATGGCTAAGAAAAGCAGGTGTTTGGTTTCTGCACTCTAAAAGATGTTCAAATAGCCTACCTTTGTCCTATCGCATCCGTTAATCCCTATCCGTGATTTTATCCGTGCTGTGACATTTGCGGTAAATTTCAGAACAGCAGTCTACTATGTAAGGAGAGCCCATTTGAAAGAGAtgggttttttttactttttactcgATGCTTTTCGgagctgtgtgtttattttcacTATAACCGTGCCAGAACAATTTTGTTGTTCAGTTAATTGCGACAGAATGAATTTGTTTTAACTTAATTCTCCACTATTTTTAAAGTATCTGACATGGACTGTTCAAAATTCCCATCTTCTTTTAATATGTGATATGTGTTCATTTCCCCCGCCACACTGACCAGGATAATTCGCTGAaataaggatggatggatggaattatgtCTATATTCCATTTACATTAAGTGGGCtaaaacatctcacaatgttaGGAAACGCACATCCTCCAAGCTTTTTTTGTTActatacaaatcatgaacataaAGTCTTTAGTGTTTGTATAATACAGTTACGCTCGTGCACCATACCGCTGATATCTATTACCGATGCTATTTCAGCGGCTCATTTATGATAAACGTATGGCCCTTTGTGGCTATGAATATACTTCATAAGTATATTTACATGAGAGCTTTTTCAGCTGACATATCAATCCCTTCTATCAATAATTAATGAGAACCCTAGTTTTCTGAATATTAAACGAGAAGAAATCCATACTGTTCCCAGTTTTTACCTCTGTAAATATGTGTGACGTCAGTTTAAAGTCTTACTCATATTGCATAGACCGGAGTGAATTTAAGATCATTCATAAGGTGAGAGCAAAAAGAATCTCAATGACTCTAAATGGCTTCCCTCTGACGGATGTCTCCATGAACTAATTATGactttttattgattttctgtttttaattgaGAATTATGATAGATTATTAAGCTCACGTTTTCAGTACCATACAGCTCCAAGTGGGGTTTTAacttgcattattattattattattattatacaaaaaaaggcatttgtttaatttatcaTTTTAAGACAGTTTGTAATATTAATTTATATCGGGCAAACTTACGATGCAATTAGAAAAAATATTAAGGAAATGGTTACCGTGTCTTGTGTAAGACGCATAACGGATAACAGTTTAGTGTTAATTTGATTTTATTGAAATACTATGTATTCATTGTTCTTGGTGCTGCCGTTGGTTGCGCCATAATTATAGATGATTATGGGCTATTCGCGTTTAAGTAATGATGGTTACAGTTTAAAATGtatctttgaattgaaataattatgtaTATAATATTACCAAAGTATTAACAAACGTAATTTATGAATAAAAGTAATTTATTAGATGAATCCTTTCTAATATTCATTGAATTTACAGAATATACATTTAATAGCCTAGAATATGGTAAGTCACGATACATTATATAAATCTTGTTATTCAAACGGCAATTAAAATCTCATTAATGAAGCTTTAAAACTGATCCTTTTCAGAGTAACATTGGTTGGGGGTGGCCACACTGAGCACTGGGAGAGCTGCATAACGCACACAAACGTGGGACTCGTCACTGATACTGAACCGATTAATTTGCCCATTCGGAATGCGCAGTCCATCGGTTGTGACCCGTTAGAAAACGCGAACCATACTGCACTTTCTGGCGCTGCATCTCTTAGGCAGAGCGAGTACCTGAAAGTCTGCTCACCGCCCTGCATGGGATTTCATTTGCACGTATTTTAAAGAGGATCGCACGAATAAGTCACCATCTGCAACTGAATTTGGACGAGATTTAAGGTGGTGACTGGGTCTGCCGACAGTATGTGTCCCTGGGCCCAGATTAGATCAGAACCTCGCCTCACTAGGCAGTAACGCACACCAAAGTCCTTTTTAATTTTGCTACAGACTGTATGTTTGACATCTGAGCGCTGGTGTACGGCGAGGCAGGGGTCTCTTCTCGCTCCCCAAGGCTCGTACCTAGATGACTGGCCTTTCACGAATGACCGTGCAGCCATAACAAGATCAGCAGACAGATTGCAAGTCAAGGAAACGCAGCCGAAACGGACAACCTCACACTATACAGGAAAAGAAACAGTATcgttaaaataataacaataataataattattattattattgttattattattattattatctgccATATAGCCTAATTAGTAAAAtaagaaatattaaatatactAAGAACAATCTGAATATTATAACCCCTAAGATGCTCTAGTTctatgctattattattattattattattgttgttgttgttattattattattattattgttgtcgtTGTGGTTGTTGTTGTCGTCGTCCAATAAATCTGTGGGCGTTCATAcatcttttatttaaaaaagaaaataaagtaCTCCAGATGATTTGAACCGTCCTGAGGAAGGTTAATACTGGAAACGCAAAATTAAACACTTGTAGCTCGGTCAAGGCAAAGCAAAGGAAATGTCCGAGCGAGGAAAACCTGCTCTAACAACAATCCGGCGCAACGGAAAGTAAATTTAATTCGCTGTGCtgttaaaataaaactgaattaaataaaaataatttaaaaaaaaacagttgcactTAACAGACGCTTCTTCGCGAACGCAATTTAATGTCCGAATTAATACCCAAAGCAATTCAATATCCAAAGCTTGCCTGCTACCTTCAATCTTAATAGAGTAATTAGTTTATATTAAAATTGAACTGTAGCTCAGAAATATGACGGTTATTATTTTCTGAATCTAAACTGCCGAAATGACACGTTTTCATAAAATCATGAATAATACGAAAACCACTGTAACTACTATTAACTATTGTAGTTGTTATACTATCAGTTTTAATAAATGAAGTATAATTGTTTTGTTCATTAACTCGGCCTAAGACGAGACATGTGTGTCAATGAgagatatgtgtatgtgtgtgtgtatctgatgTCAGTTCAGCTCTTTTAAAATGTGTGTTAACTGAATTAAAATGTCCATTAAACAGCCTGTATGACATTAATAGCAATACCGCCTCTTAACTAACATTAAAGGCGTTTTGTTAAATATACAAGCCTACAAGGGAAACCTTTGCTCTGGATTCTCTATTAATTCGTGTATGGACCTTTCATAAGCCCATGCTTAAGACCCGTATcatggagaagaaaaaaaatcaaatgtgcaattataaaaataacaaaatagcatcaaaaacattttttggaTTGGCAGTTTATTTTATGATGGTATTGAATAAAAAGCATGGACAGTCGTCTAGAGAAAATAAAATATAGGCCCAACTAATACTTTTTCTTGTTAACAACCTTGCAAACATAAAAAACTAAACACAGTCGCAGTTTGTTAAAAACGGTAAGGCAACATCTACGCTATTCTTTTCTAATACGATTCGTTTGAACCTAATAACCGATCGTTCCGAAACAATGAAATGTAAACTTGGATCGAAATTTTGTCGACGACGGCACAATAACTGCATGCATGTGCCACGAATGCGAGGCGTCATTCATTTTCTTTTCCtaaaaaatgatttaaaagcgttttttgcatagaaaacgcAGTTGACAACAAACACGTCTATCGATGCTGGAAAAAAATGGCTTGCTGTCTTGTTAGAATGAGAAATCCGAGTTGTACACTCCTGATTTAATCTTGAGCGCTTCCTCGCAGCCCTATCTGCTATGTCATAAGCGGTAAACATTCTGAATCATAAGGCGTTgctgtttatttaaaatgtatttacacGGGAAGATTCTCTGAAAGGTGGCTTTTAAAGGCGGGATAAAGGGCTACTTATTAATCAGTTTCTATAATATTTTGACTTTAGGCTAAATAACCATTTAAAATTCACTTTATTCTTAGTGAATctagcagtgagataaccgggaCAATTAAATTTGCGCAGTCAAATTATAGCGGGAATTGCACGCTACTTATGTAACTGATAATTGTTGCCACTGAAATCTGGACCGTGATTCTAAGCGATGCTCCTTAATCACCGTTTCTGTCCCAAATCTATAAATATGAAACCTTCTTACCCGTCAGCCTGTCTTTTGCGAATCTCCTACTGCTCTCCATCCATGGAAACGTAAAGTTCGCCACGTTCCCCATGCTGGGGACAGTGGGCACCGTGGGCATGCCCGCCGAGATGCCCGGTGGATGCGTCGCGGGAGGCGGATGGGGCGTCGGCGGCATCGGTCTGTGGGCCGGAACCCGAATTACGCCTCCAGAATTCCCCGAGTTCACGTTGACGTTCATGTTCATGCTTACGTTCATGTTCATGTTCACATTGTAGGAGCCCGCAAGTCCGGCTGCCATGGAGCATGCGGGGTTGTACACGCTGTTGTAGCCGTTCGCGTAGACATTGGAGGCCAGCTGATAGTCTGCTTCGCTGGTTCGATTCGGTACCATACAGCTACTCGGCTGCTCCGTATTGTTCAGAATTTGATCTATTCCAAAACTAATGGGTTCGTGCTGTTGATGCGTCTGGTTCGCTTCTTCTATCCCAGTATGTtccattgtttgtttgtttatttgcctTCCTGTTACCTccttagggttacagtaaacagGTGTTTACTCGGTGCGCTGTACAAGTCAGAcaatttttccaaaaaaaatccacaaactATTGAGCTGGAAATGGTGAATGGCCCACCTGTGTCCATGAGATGTCCAGAAAACGGTGCGATTCTGCGGAAGGACGGTAATTAATCCATCGCCATGAGGTCTGGAACTGGGGCCCTGGAATAGCAATATCCATTATCTATATGCATTGCTGAAGACGAGACAGGCTACGcacttctggaaaaaaaaacacaataataaCTGGCAACTCACGATTAAAGAACGCTTTTAAAAACCAAAATCTGAGACTGAGGAGTTGCCAAGTTGACGTGAAAATACCTAGCCAAATGCAGCCGTATTTTCTACTATTTCCGCGCTACAGAGGAAAACGACTACATTTGTCGTGCAACTCCATGAAAATCATGCGGTGATACGAAACAAAGCAGTTATATCAGTTATAAGCATGTATATATGAATTTTTGAAAGCTGTGATTGCTTTGCTTTAGCGCTTGTCGGAGTGATTTTGCGCAGGTGAGACTCTCCCGCTGCCAAAACCCCGGGTTTCACCCATTCATTGGCTATTGAATTTCCAGAGAGGCAGGGTCTCTTAATTCGCTCTCACTTCTTAAAGACACAGTTCTCTTTTCCCCTCTCTCtttgatttttaaattttacaagcgattttttttgcaaagctgtcATCAAATAGATGAACTGTCACCCAAGAATGAAATGATCTGCTTTTTATTAGCATACCCATGTCGCGTACGGAGTTTTTTTAGATGCATGAGTTCTCTCGCCCATAGGCCTAAATGATTACTAAATAACGTAAACGCGTAAACGTTAACGCTTAATAAACGTGTCTTTGTATGAAAAGGCTGTAACCGTGAATTGACGCAGCGGCATTTTAATATGATCACTCACTCATGATTTGTCTCGTGATGACAAAAAAAGGAATTACCTTTATCGTTTCATTTTATATCACGTAACGGTATAAACATGTCGGAAAATTTCATTATTTCGTGCGACACGTTGAAACACGTAATATAGCGTCATGGACGCCATGAAAAATGTTTGAATGTGATTCTCAGCGTTAAGGACTAAAGCTGCATGTGATAGCTGATTTGAATCAGACCCGAATTTCCGATATCATGGGTTAAAATCTCCTTTTCCCGGTGTTATGAATGTACCTAGTTGACTTTTACTCTATAGCGCAGGAATACAGTATTAGACGTCAATAACATTATTCATAACATCCTATAAATTCGATGTTCATAAACtaatttttatatgtttattctGTAATTCCTAATTACACTGTGGACTTGTATGTTTGGTGCAGTGTGGTAAATACATGTAAGTTTGTAGGCTAATTAAGCTCGTTTTTCAACAATCATAATGCcatactttaaaaattaccGTAAAATATCGGCATAATTAATAATAACTATATAGTCGTTTCTCGTCATATAGGACTACTTCGCTCTTTTCAGTACGTTTACGCATTTGTTCATATTTTCTTTGATTGGTTATTTTTGGTTGCTAGAATACTGTTTTTTCTTTTACGCCGGTGCCGTTGCAGTAAAGCGCTTCAGTCTTTATTTGGAATcggcattttttattttgcatttaatcTACCATCCGGCATTCGATTCGTTTAGGGAAACACTATGATTACATAACAAATTTAAATAACCACTTTGCAATTTATTGACAATATTTAACACAAATCACCAAAACCAAAAATTATAGATAAAAGAGAAAAATGAGATTTGTCTTAGTGGCATGGCTAACAGCGATGCTGATTGGCACAAATAATTTAACCTTTCTCCGCCTGAAGCAAGACTTGGGATTGCTCAGTTTCAattcaataaaaatgaaatatgggTTATAATAAAACCGCAACACGGGGAAAACGAATTTAATATATCATCGTTTTATTACGCACTTATTTCAGCTTTTGCGAGAATGAAAATAATTCTCAGTTGCTCAGGGTGGCTAGGGGAAGGGTAAAAATCAATTGTGTGTATTCAAATCTATATCAATAATGAACGGTGACGCATATTTCAGCTTGATGGGGAATTTATGTATAAAGCATTCACGtgttttacatttaaccggttTGGAAGAAAATACACTCTTAATGTGAACACGGTGGTTGATTCCGTGTTTTTttggttaaaatatgttcccGTAACGCTGGAGTTAAGATTAAATTATTATAGATATAATTAATGGTCTGGAAAAGAAGAGTGTATTTAAGAGATGAGTTTTCAGAAAGGTTTAATAATTACAGATAATCATGCGACCTTATTCTTCACGGATGGattcaaaatgtattttaactCATTACAGGGACTCGTATAACAATTTATTATCATCTGCTAATTCTCGACAGAGCCGTGAGCGCTCAGAAAATAATGTGGATGTTATTCAAGAACCTCACCGCAAATTAGTCGATCAAACTCATGAAAATAAAATCGCGCAGGACAATTATACGGATCTTTGAATTACCACCTCAACAAGAGAACACTAAAGGAAGTCAAGTATGGTCGCCATTAAAAACGAATCGGTAGCAATTAAAATCATTTTCGTTTTGAAAATAGAAATGATCATCCCACTGTCTCTATGCTTGGCTCGAGTTATCACATTCTCTTAAATCAGAAGGTCTTCCTCTGACCACACAACGGCCCATATAGTAATTTTCCGTTCTAATtccattgtttgtttgtttttttttctttaacgaGTTGTCTTTGTCAAGAGCAATACCAAGACGTAATCCAATCCAACAATTAGGCAAAAATGTTACGAACTAATTAGTTTATATGTTAATTATTTCAAGCACTAAGTAGCAATATTAGAATTGCACCTGGCAGCTCGCGCCTACCTAACTCTTGTTTCATTTAATTACACGCAATTAACTCTTGCTGTTAAAATTAAACCAATTAATATAAGATCAAAACATGGTTATAAAGCATTCTAACGTAGCATCTTCCACAATGGTTCGCTCAAGGCAATGAAGTTGGTTTATTAGTTTTTAAAATCGTTTAATATTCTGTAATAATCTCGAAGACGGTGATACTTCACTGTTATCTCATCAGCCATCGGATACAAAATGTCACAAATAGAAATGAAGGGCAACAGAGCAGTTTAATTTAGCAATCGTGCTATAAGTAGTTATAAGTCAATAAATATCATATTTATATGCgtatttttctgaatatttaatGGCACGGTGCATTCTATGAAGCAGGTGGCTTCAGATGCCCAGTTAAATTGTGGTGTTCTCGTGGTTGGCTTGTCCATATTATTTTAGAGGGTGTGCTATGATTTTGCGTAAAATTGCGCTTTCCCGTCTATTAAGATATACACGACTTTCATTTATTTCCCATTCTCATAAATGTAATGCGCCTTTGCCACGCGGCACCCCTCCCTAATCCCTCCCGTTAATTTGTAATATGAAAGCCTTTAGCTGGTTGCCCAGAGGCGCTGTCTAAGTTGGGTTCCAGCGTGTATCGAAGCCCGTGATGAATCGGTACCCCGAGGCGGTGCTCCTCTTCTGGGTAATAAAGTACGGGCAAAGCAGAGACAATGggaatttgtcacagttttccCCGAGTTGTGTGCGACCTGCCGCCCTCGTGCGTGTTCAATGTTCTTATAGGGATTAGGAAGCGACCACCATATGTTTGCACAAAAAACTGCAATAAAGACGCATTCAAAGGAAAGTCACCCGTCAGACCTTAAGAAAACGGTCCGTGTCGACACTGCTTTAAAAGTACGATAAGGACGATGACAAAGCATTTCAAAACATGCCATCCATTTTTTTACCcaattatataaatattttgaataGTCCTGTGTTCTATCACTTCTGTTTTTCAAATAATCATGCCGTGTGTTCGGAGTACCCCTTACTGATATATgcatgaaaatgaatgaaagttGCACTTGGTTCAGTTTGTAAAGCTTAAAACTTCCAGTCAGAGACGTTAAACGTTACATACGTGTTGGGGGTGATGGTGTAATAACGATATATGCTGTGTATGAAGAAATATGCCACATGACGCCCATAAATGCAAATTAACGGCATAATCAAGACGCGTGTCATTGCTACAGCACAACCGGTTCCTGGTCTTTATGATATCATCGTAGATAcaggctatattaaaatgaaatttcATTTTGTAATGTTGTTTATTGTTAATGAAATAAGAAATTCAATGCAGTCGATGGACACTAAACTTTCAATAAATCACTAACATCATACATCATTACCATACATTTGACATTGAAGTCCAAGTTAAActgttatatataaaatatcatGAGTTTTTTTCCCTGTGAAATACTGTATGAAACATTGCCGTTTCGATAATATTAATTGACTAAGCTGTCAGAAACCGAAGCGTCggaattgtttaaaaaaaacacaacctaGAAGAAAAGCGCGCGGATTGACATAAGTCATTCTGCCTCTTGCCCTTTGGTACATCTGTTCCAAAGCCTCCCACACTAGGATATCGTGATTACGCTGATGC
The sequence above is a segment of the Brienomyrus brachyistius isolate T26 chromosome 12, BBRACH_0.4, whole genome shotgun sequence genome. Coding sequences within it:
- the tlx2 gene encoding T-cell leukemia homeobox protein 2 isoform X4; the protein is MDIAIPGPQFQTSWRWINYRPSAESHRFLDISWTQEVTGRQINKQTMEHTGIEEANQTHQQHEPISFGIDQILNNTEQPSSCMVPNRTSEADYQLASNVYANGYNSVYNPACSMAAGLAGSYNVNMNMNVSMNMNVNVNSGNSGGVIRVPAHRPMPPTPHPPPATHPPGISAGMPTVPTVPSMGNVANFTFPWMESSRRFAKDRLTAALSPFSVTRRIGHPYQNRTPPKRKKPRTSFSRVQICELEKRFHRQKYLASAERATLAKALKMTDAQVKTWFQNRRTKWRRQTAEEREAERQQANRLMLQLQQEAFQKTLSQPLQQDPLCLHNSSLYALQNLQPWAEDNKVTSVTSVASVV